The window AGTCCACACTAATAATCGTGCAGGGGAGGCGGCGTACCAGCTCCACCGCCAGCTCGGTCTTGCCCGACGCCGTAGGACCCATGAGAAAGATGGCAAGAGGCAGATGGTCAGGCACAGAATCGGAAGGCAATACCACAGTGGCGTCAGGAATGTGCAAAAGCGTTGGCACGATAACTAGGGGACGACCTTGGCCGGTTACATCCCCACCCGCAACAGAAAAGTCTTCAGATACTCGCCCTCGGGATGATAAAGGTTGAAGGGATGGTCCAGGGGTTGACTGTAACGGGCAAGGACCTGCACCGACTGATCCGCCTCTCGGGCAGCGGCATAGAGGATTTTCTGAAACAGGTCCCAATCTACATGTGCCGAGCAAGAGCAAGTAAGCAGCAATCCACCAGGTTCTAACAAACGTAATCCTAGTCGGTTAATATCCTTATAGGCCCGTGACCCCTGTTCCAGGTGGGTACGATGTTTCACAAAGGCGGGCGGGTCCAAGACCACCAAATCGTAGCGGTCGGTACAGCGACGCAGCCAATCGAAGGCATCTGCCGTCTCGAAGCGATGGTCTGCTGGGTCCATACCGTTCAAAACAAAATTCTCCTTGGCCAAGGATTGCGCCGTAGCGCTGACTTCCACCGAGGTAGTAATCGCCCCCTGCCGTGCCGCGTGGAGACTAAACCCGCCAGTGTAAGAAAAACAATTGAGCAAACGTGCGCCTCTACTGGCTGCGGCTAGCTCGGCGACGCGACGACGATTGTCACGTTGGTCCAGAAATAACCCAGTCTTCTGGCCCCCCAGTACGTCTACCCAGGTACATACACCATGCTCAACGACCTCCAGTCGTTTGGGACGATCCGCCCCCTTGCTCTCTATTGTTATTTCGGCGACAGAATAGTGGGGTGAAATATTTCCCCACAGAACACTGGAAGAAGCAGTCACCCCCTCCTCTTTGAGGGCAGGAGAGCGTTCAACGATGGCGGTGGGTGTAAAAATACGACACAACAGATCCACGATCAGCGGGCGCAGACGGGTCATTCCTAGGGTATGGAGCTGCACTACCAAGACTGATCCATAGCGGTCAACCACCAGACCAGGTAGCCCGTCTCCTTCGGCATGTACCAGACGTAGCGCCGTCACCTCAGAACCCAGAAAACGAGAACGAAGCGCCGCCGCCGCCGTCAGGCGAGCGGCCAAGAGGTCCGCGTTGACCGGTTCTGAACCAAAGGTGAGCAGCCGTAACCGAATCTGGGAATGGGGATTGTAAAATCCACGACCCAGCAAGTGACCGGTGGCGTCGTGGATGGCCACAATACCCCCCGCCTGCGGATCACCCTCGACTTTCATTACCGCCCCAGAGAAAACCCAGGGATGGCGGTTCAAAAGGGAACGCTCGCGGCCAGACTTAAGTACGACCCGTGCGTGAAGCTGATCAAGAGGTAATGTGGACATGGGAGTTTGTTGGTAGTCCTTGTAAATTGATGGATGTTTAAGGGTGTGAAGCCTTGTATTAATAACTCAAGTTGCTACCTAGCGCGCTTTTCTCCCCTCTCCCTCCGGGAAAGGGGTTTTTTCGTTTCTCACCGTATAGGTGGCAACTTGGGTTAATACAAAAAGATTTCAACAGTTATTTCATTCTGTCCCGCCCAGCCATTCTTCCCATAACCGTATTACTTCGTGTCGATAATCATTAAGTGATTGGTCGAGTTGTCCAGTGGGGAGGCGGGTCGATTCGCCCTGAAGGGTCGAGCGATGGACAGCGTGGCGTAAACGTCGGTAGATTTCTTGGAGCGTTGCGGCATCATTGGCAGAGATCAGATTGCAATCGCGGAGAGTATCGATCTGACGGATATTGTCAGTCCAACGGGTTAATTCTGGATAGGTATGGGCATAGCGAAGCACGGCATATTGGACCAAGAACTCGATATCCGCGATGCCGCCTCGATCCTGTTTGAGATCGAATTGTCGGATAGGGTCTTTACTACCCAATTCGGTACGCATCCGCTCGCGCATTTCCCGTACCTCTCGACGTAGAACTACGGGATCCCTCTCTCGGCATAAAACCTCGTGACGAATTTTTAGAAAAGATTCCGCCACTGCGGTATCCCCTGCCACCGGGCGCGCCCGAACCAGGGCCTGTTGTTCCCAGGTCCACGCGGCTGTGCGCTGATAGCGGGTATAGGCGTCCAGGCTGGTGACCAATAGCCCTGATACACCGCTGGGACGCAGGCGTAGGTCGATTTCGTAGAGTTTTCCCGCTGGAGTGTGGGTGGTGAGAATGTGGATCATCCGCTGAGCCAGACGAAGGAAAAATACTCCAGTATCAATGGGGTGTATCCCGTCCGTGGGGGAGGTTACGTCGCCGCTATGGAGGAAAACGATATCTAGGTCTGACCCGTAGCCAAGCTCGATCCCCCCCAACTTCCCGTAACCAATGATGCTAAATCCCTTTTCCCCCTCAGAGATCCCGGTTAAACCAATCGGACGTCCGTGTTTCCCCACCAAATTATGCCAGGCCAGGTCCAAGACTTCGGCAAGGACCACCTCGGCCAATTCCGTAAGGTGGTCGCTTACCACCATTAAAGGCAACACCCCGGTCACATCCGCTGCGGCTACCCGAAGACTGTTCCCATGTCGAAAGTGGCGGAGCGCCTCCATTTCGATCTCCAAGTCGTCTTCGGGCAGGCGCACTAGGGTTTGACGTAGGGCATCCGCCAGCGCTGCACGGTGGGGCGGTGCGTAAAGGGTGCGAGGGTCGATCAATTCATCCAATAACACCGGAAAACGTGCGATCTGTTGGGCAATCCAGGGACTTGCCGCGCACAGACGTACCAGTTGGGACAGGGCGAGGGGATTCTCCACCAACAGGGCAACGTAAGCGGTACGTCGGCCGATGGATTCCAACACCGTGACCAGTCGCTCTACGGCTGCGGTGGGACGAGCCGTTTCTTTTGCGGCCGAGAGTAGCAACGGCATCAATCGATCCAGACGTTCCTGGCCACGCTCGGAAAGGGTGCGCACCGAGGTACAGCTACGCAGTCGTGCCAAGGCATCAACAACCGACGGCGCCATCCTCAATTCCGCCAACACCGATGAAACACGCTCTGATTCCAGCAATCCGCGCCAGAAGGCATGGAGGTCTCCAAGCTCATTTTGGAGAGGAG is drawn from Gammaproteobacteria bacterium and contains these coding sequences:
- the rlmI gene encoding Ribosomal RNA large subunit methyltransferase I, coding for MSTLPLDQLHARVVLKSGRERSLLNRHPWVFSGAVMKVEGDPQAGGIVAIHDATGHLLGRGFYNPHSQIRLRLLTFGSEPVNADLLAARLTAAAALRSRFLGSEVTALRLVHAEGDGLPGLVVDRYGSVLVVQLHTLGMTRLRPLIVDLLCRIFTPTAIVERSPALKEEGVTASSSVLWGNISPHYSVAEITIESKGADRPKRLEVVEHGVCTWVDVLGGQKTGLFLDQRDNRRRVAELAAASRGARLLNCFSYTGGFSLHAARQGAITTSVEVSATAQSLAKENFVLNGMDPADHRFETADAFDWLRRCTDRYDLVVLDPPAFVKHRTHLEQGSRAYKDINRLGLRLLEPGGLLLTCSCSAHVDWDLFQKILYAAAREADQSVQVLARYSQPLDHPFNLYHPEGEYLKTFLLRVGM
- the glnE gene encoding Glutamine synthetase adenylyl-L-tyrosine phosphorylase / Glutamine synthetase adenylyl transferase, which encodes MCSASSVLDLGTLPTLLREAVARSFDQYLAATAAHQVTPLSEPALLAELPRVWAASEFIARLCIVDPALLTDLTNSGDLDRAYDADEYPRRLTTALAGVSNEAALGMQLRRLRRREMVRIAWRDLAKRADYHTTVAELSAFADATIDAALTYLEAWLRRELGIPHSPAGVPQSLVVLALGKLGAAELNFSSDIDLLFVYPEDGETNGRRTLSNAEFFIRLGQRLIKALSTVTPLGFVFRVDMRLRPFGEVGPLATSFDALENYYQAHGREWERYALIRARPVAGDRNAGQALIKLLHPFVYRRYLDYGTLEALREMKELIAAEVRRKGLTGNVKLGYGGIREVEFIVQGFQLARGGRTPELQDPRLLPTLKILDYLHLLPDFVVSELATAYVFLRDVEHRLQEYADQQTQTLPQDEIGCIRLALAMGYATWKDFQSDLDHHFARVHDHFQRVFASPQNEAPLQNELGDLHAFWRGLLESERVSSVLAELRMAPSVVDALARLRSCTSVRTLSERGQERLDRLMPLLLSAAKETARPTAAVERLVTVLESIGRRTAYVALLVENPLALSQLVRLCAASPWIAQQIARFPVLLDELIDPRTLYAPPHRAALADALRQTLVRLPEDDLEIEMEALRHFRHGNSLRVAAADVTGVLPLMVVSDHLTELAEVVLAEVLDLAWHNLVGKHGRPIGLTGISEGEKGFSIIGYGKLGGIELGYGSDLDIVFLHSGDVTSPTDGIHPIDTGVFFLRLAQRMIHILTTHTPAGKLYEIDLRLRPSGVSGLLVTSLDAYTRYQRTAAWTWEQQALVRARPVAGDTAVAESFLKIRHEVLCRERDPVVLRREVREMRERMRTELGSKDPIRQFDLKQDRGGIADIEFLVQYAVLRYAHTYPELTRWTDNIRQIDTLRDCNLISANDAATLQEIYRRLRHAVHRSTLQGESTRLPTGQLDQSLNDYRHEVIRLWEEWLGGTE